In a single window of the Streptomyces sp. NBC_00353 genome:
- a CDS encoding helix-turn-helix domain-containing protein: MAEGARTAGEEEADGDGFAAVLTGVGPRLRALRRDRGTTLAQLSDTTGISLSTLSRLESGHRRPTLELLLPLAKAYGVQLDELVGAPPTGDPRIHLRPFTRDGMTFMPLTRHLGGPHAYKQILPGGRGATGPLEQRVHEGYEWLYVLAGRLRLVLGEHDLVLTAGEVVEFDTRTPHAWASAGPEPVEFLSLFGRQGERMHVRARPAGQ, from the coding sequence ATGGCAGAGGGTGCGAGGACAGCGGGAGAAGAAGAGGCGGACGGAGACGGGTTCGCCGCCGTCCTGACCGGTGTCGGTCCGAGACTGCGGGCGCTGCGCCGGGACCGCGGCACGACCCTGGCCCAGCTGAGCGATACGACCGGCATCTCGCTCAGCACCCTCTCCCGGCTGGAGTCCGGCCACCGCAGACCGACCCTGGAACTGCTGCTGCCGCTGGCCAAGGCGTACGGCGTGCAGCTGGACGAACTCGTCGGCGCCCCGCCCACCGGGGATCCCCGCATCCATCTGCGCCCCTTCACCCGCGACGGCATGACATTCATGCCGCTGACCCGTCACCTCGGCGGGCCGCACGCGTACAAGCAGATCCTTCCCGGCGGCCGAGGCGCGACCGGGCCGCTGGAGCAGCGGGTGCACGAGGGCTACGAGTGGCTGTACGTGCTGGCCGGGAGGCTTCGGCTGGTGCTGGGTGAGCACGATCTCGTACTCACCGCCGGGGAGGTCGTGGAGTTCGACACCCGTACGCCCCATGCGTGGGCCAGCGCCGGGCCGGAACCGGTCGAGTTCCTCAGCCTGTTCGGGAGACAGGGCGAGCGGATGCATGTGCGGGCGCGACCCGCGGGGCAGTGA